The sequence TGCCCATTATCCGCTCAACACCATGAACTGGCTAGGAGCGGCTCTGGTACGAGAGAACAAAACTTATCTGAATACTGACCTGCTTATTGGTGGGATCCTCAGCTCCGGTGCAGATTTACGGATTTTGGGTTGGAAAAATCCCACTTTGAGAGCTGGCAAAGCCAACATTCAACTTGAGACGGATGATCAGCGGGTCGTGAGTGATCTGTACACCAATACGTTCGACGGCGACACTGCCTTTAGAGGCGACGGCATCAGCTGGGGTTTTGCTTTGAAGGAGGGTACGGGAAAAGCACTTGGCTTCACCGGGCAATTTAAGAAAGGTGGTGTGTATGCGCTGGTGCTCCCGAAGCTGACCTATTGGACTTCGCTAGGATCGAGTAACAGCCCGCAGGATGGATACGTCATCTTGGGCAGTAGCATTAACCAAGCTCAAACAGGGAGCGTTGCGTTCCAAGTGAGTGACGTCAAGCAGCCGTTCAAACTTTATTCCAGTGTCAGGGATTTTCAGGCCGCACTGGATCCTTACCGCACCATTGCCACTGCCCCAGTCGCCTCCTGGGACGCCACCCACCCCGCCCCGGCGCTGATTCTGGAACTCAGCGGGCATTTCGGGCCAGATGCTTATAGCGTCGTGCCTGCTCAGTCGGTGCGGCGTCCTTAAAAATTCGTTTAACTCCATACTTTGACCACCCTCTCGCGTCTGCGCAGAGGGCGGTGCCGTTTTGAAATTTGTCAAATATTGTTTGCGGCTCAGCGCGTCAGGCGGGCCAGCCAACGTGCCGCCAAGTCCGGTTGTCCGTCACGTACACTCGGCCCGCCGGTCAAGCGCAAATAACCCGCCAGCGGCTGCTCCGGGTCGCTGCCGAGCAGTTCGGCGTCCAGCAGATCAAGCTCAGCTTGAAGCGCTCCCGGCAAATCTGGCCCCGCGACGGCCTGTCCAAAACGGAGGTACGCTTCGGGCTTGGGCTGGCCGCGCAGCACCACCCGGAGAGCCACCGGAATCAGCGCCGCGCCGGAAACCCCCGCCAGCCACGCCGCGCCCGCTTCTATGCGCCGCACCTCGCCGAGCGGTTCCAGACGGCCTTCGGGAAAAACAACCACCCAGTGTCCAGTTTTTGAGGCTCTTAAAGCGGGCCGCAGTTCGTGAGCGCCAATGGCACCGACGAGGCGCAGAAACGGAAAAATAGACAGTTGCCGCTCGGTCATCAGCACGCAGAACGGTTGGCCGAGTTGCCAAGCCACTTCGCGCAGCACGTATCCGTCCCACCATGAGTGATGCGAAGGGGCCAGCACCGCCGCGCCTGACGGCACCTCGCCGCGCACCCACACGCCGCGCAGACCGCTTCTGATCTGAGCGCGAATGGTGCTTCTGAGCATCCACTCAAAAAAGTCAGGTGGGTTGGTCATGTGATCTCACGCGTTTGGCCGAGGCTGCACTGTTTCTCAGGACTGCCCAGACTGCCGCGCCCATCGCCACAGCGGTCAAAAGGGCCGCCAACGGCAAGCCGAGCAGCAACAAACCGAACGGCAAGAAAGCAGCTTCGATCAAGTAGGCGAGGCGGAAATCAGCGGGGAGAGAGGCCTGCGCCTTGCCTGCGGCCTGATACAGTTCCGGCGCAATCTTGCCAAAGGCCCACACCAACCCCGCGCCCACCGCCCACCAGCCCACGAAGTTCTGAATCGGCGCTCCAGCCCACAGCGCTCTGGCGTCACTCCAAGCCCAAAAGCCCTGCGCCGTCATCAGCGGCTCCAGGCCGATGTCCCACGCCACCAAGAGCAGGCCCGCCAGCCAAGCGCGGCCCCTGGTCAGCAGCGCTGCCGATAAAGTCATGGCAAACCAGCCCAGCGGCACCAGCAGCGGCACGCTCAGCAAGGTGAGGCCCGGTGCGCCCGCATAGCTGTAACTGCCAAACGGAAAGCCGGTGCGCGTGCCCAGCACTTCCACGCCCAGTCCGACGCCAAAGGCCAGCGCCGCCAGAATCAGCGATTTAGGGCCGACTTTTTGCCAGGCCCAACTCAGGCCCGCCAAGAAGAGCGCCCCGGTACTCAGCGTGCCGAGGAGTGGGAAACCGTCCGGCCACAAAGGAACCGGAATTTTGAGCAGCACGTACAGCAGCAAAAAGCCCTGCCAAGGCTGAAACACCCGCTTGAGAACGTTGACCCGCGTGAGCGCCACCGGATGCAAAAAGGCCATCAGGCCCGTCGCGATCAGCAAGTTGGTAATGAGGAAAAAGATCATTTCCTCAACGGGCAAGACCCCGCCCAGATTCCAACCCAGCGTGTAGCGCGGCGAAATGCTCCAGATGCCCTGCGAGATGGCAAAGAGATCGGTGGCCCACAAATACAAAGTCGGCGGGATGGTCGCCAGCCAAAACAGGCGCGGCCTGCCCATCACCAAGTCGCCGCCAAAAGCCGACAGCCCTGCCAAGACCGGAGCGGCCCACGCCAAGATCAGCCCCATGTAGAAGGTCGGCTCGAACCTCAGCATCACCACGCCCGCAAACGCCACACCCAGCCACAAGCCCGCCAAGCCCCAGCGCGTCAGCAGCGGCGCGGCAGAAATGCGCGGCGGGCCGGAGCGGCGCAGCAGGAAGTACAGCCACAGCCCCGTGATCAGCGTCTGCAAAGCGAAGAAAGCGTATTCCTCGTAGGGCACGTAGAGCAGGCGGCCCAGCACTCTCTCCGGCGGATAATTCCAGACCTGCTTGAACACCAAGTAGTTGTCCCAAGGCGTCGTGTACAGCATGGGAATCAGCGGAAACAGCAAGAAAGTCGTCCAGGCCCATTTGTTTTCAGGTCGGAACTCTCCCGCTACCGGCTGCCCCTGACGGGTTTGCCACCACGTCAGGGCGATCAGCAGCAGCAGCGGCGGCAAGATGAAGGTGAGGTGGTACTGAAGGTAAGTCATGGCAACAGAGGGCAGCCGCTCCGCTCATTCACCCCCGCCGCCTTCATTTGCCCAGCCCCCAGACCTTGCGCCGCGTCATGTCGTGAATCAGCACCCGCGCCGCGTTCCTTCCCGACGCGCCCATGATGCCGCCGCCGGGGTGGGTACTCGCGCCGGTCAGGTACAGCCCCTTGACGCCCGGCCATTTGTACTGGCTGGCCTGCATCCAGGGCCGGAACGAAAACATCTGGTCGAATGACATCTCCAAGTGCATCACGTTGCCCCGGTGCAGGCCCAGATTGCTTTCCAGCCACTGCGGCGTCTGAACCAGTTCGCCCACGATCATGTCGCGTGTGCCGGGCGCGTAGTGCTCGAAGGCGGTCAAGATGTTGTCGCGGGCCTCGGCCACCCGGCTCTCCCACGTTCCAGACGCCAACTCATACGGGTAATACTGCGCCCACAGCCACAGCACGTCGCAGCCGGGAGGGGCCAGAGCGTCGTCCACCGCGCTGAAACTCATAGCGATGATGGGCGGGTCGGTGGTGGGTTCTCCGGCCAGGTATTCGCCGTAAGCCTTCATCAGTTGGCGCTCGTTTTTGATCAGCAGGCCCAGCGCCACCCGTGAGTCCGGCTCGGTGTGATTGCGGTATTTGACCTTGCCATTGAGGGCCAGCCGCAAAATCATGCCGAAGCCGTTGCCGACGCGCACCCGTTTGGCCGCTTCCGGCACATATTCATCGGGCAGAGCGGCGGCAGTTGTTAGGATGTGGCTGCCTGCCACCACCGAGCGGCCCGTGAAGCGGCTGCCATCTTCGAGTTCAATGCCGGTGGCCTTTCCGTTTTCCACCAAAATGCGCTTGACGGGGGCGTTGACGAACACCTGCCCACCGTTTTCTTCAATCGCCAGCCTGAGCGCTTTGGTCAGGCCGCCGCTGCCGCCTTTGGGCCGCGCCACGCCGCCCTGGTGGTACAGCGGGTGCCACAGCAAAAAGGGAGCGCTGAGCGGGTCGGACGGGGGCGGGCCGGACTGGGCGGCCATCCAGGTCAGCGGCGCTCTGACCCGTTCTTCGCTGAACGTCTCGCGGGCCACGTCGCCGTAGGGGCGCAAAATGGTGGCGAGTTGCTTGCTCATGTCGCGGCCCTTGCCGCTGTTGACCAGCATCTTACCGAGTTCCAGCGGGCCGGGGGCAGAGTTGAATAGGTCGGCCACCGCATCGGCGAACGGCGTCCAGTCGTTTAGGAATTTACGGTAAGCGTCACCCTGTTTGGGGAAAATCTGGTTGAGTTCGTC is a genomic window of Deinococcus detaillensis containing:
- a CDS encoding permease prefix domain 1-containing protein encodes the protein MKQTERYLRTATQGLWGRARRELRTELQGHINERMAEFRLGGLSSEDAERQTLRELGTPVRVSGGMLGVHTVPALGKAGALSLLLATTLLTALPQGLAQVKSIYGSSPNTGETSYLDFEQLKAAIEKAGGELSGKPDNAVVTVPGAPRAHYPLNTMNWLGAALVRENKTYLNTDLLIGGILSSGADLRILGWKNPTLRAGKANIQLETDDQRVVSDLYTNTFDGDTAFRGDGISWGFALKEGTGKALGFTGQFKKGGVYALVLPKLTYWTSLGSSNSPQDGYVILGSSINQAQTGSVAFQVSDVKQPFKLYSSVRDFQAALDPYRTIATAPVASWDATHPAPALILELSGHFGPDAYSVVPAQSVRRP
- a CDS encoding lysophospholipid acyltransferase family protein codes for the protein MTNPPDFFEWMLRSTIRAQIRSGLRGVWVRGEVPSGAAVLAPSHHSWWDGYVLREVAWQLGQPFCVLMTERQLSIFPFLRLVGAIGAHELRPALRASKTGHWVVVFPEGRLEPLGEVRRIEAGAAWLAGVSGAALIPVALRVVLRGQPKPEAYLRFGQAVAGPDLPGALQAELDLLDAELLGSDPEQPLAGYLRLTGGPSVRDGQPDLAARWLARLTR
- a CDS encoding carotenoid biosynthesis protein, with the protein product MTYLQYHLTFILPPLLLLIALTWWQTRQGQPVAGEFRPENKWAWTTFLLFPLIPMLYTTPWDNYLVFKQVWNYPPERVLGRLLYVPYEEYAFFALQTLITGLWLYFLLRRSGPPRISAAPLLTRWGLAGLWLGVAFAGVVMLRFEPTFYMGLILAWAAPVLAGLSAFGGDLVMGRPRLFWLATIPPTLYLWATDLFAISQGIWSISPRYTLGWNLGGVLPVEEMIFFLITNLLIATGLMAFLHPVALTRVNVLKRVFQPWQGFLLLYVLLKIPVPLWPDGFPLLGTLSTGALFLAGLSWAWQKVGPKSLILAALAFGVGLGVEVLGTRTGFPFGSYSYAGAPGLTLLSVPLLVPLGWFAMTLSAALLTRGRAWLAGLLLVAWDIGLEPLMTAQGFWAWSDARALWAGAPIQNFVGWWAVGAGLVWAFGKIAPELYQAAGKAQASLPADFRLAYLIEAAFLPFGLLLLGLPLAALLTAVAMGAAVWAVLRNSAASAKRVRSHDQPT
- a CDS encoding phytoene desaturase family protein, whose product is MPDFDVLVMGAGHNALVTAAYAAQAGLKVGVFERRHIVGGAVSTEELVPGYRFDYGGSAHILIRMTKVVQELELNRYGLHYLEVDPMFQASDGETPWFMYRDAERTIDELNQIFPKQGDAYRKFLNDWTPFADAVADLFNSAPGPLELGKMLVNSGKGRDMSKQLATILRPYGDVARETFSEERVRAPLTWMAAQSGPPPSDPLSAPFLLWHPLYHQGGVARPKGGSGGLTKALRLAIEENGGQVFVNAPVKRILVENGKATGIELEDGSRFTGRSVVAGSHILTTAAALPDEYVPEAAKRVRVGNGFGMILRLALNGKVKYRNHTEPDSRVALGLLIKNERQLMKAYGEYLAGEPTTDPPIIAMSFSAVDDALAPPGCDVLWLWAQYYPYELASGTWESRVAEARDNILTAFEHYAPGTRDMIVGELVQTPQWLESNLGLHRGNVMHLEMSFDQMFSFRPWMQASQYKWPGVKGLYLTGASTHPGGGIMGASGRNAARVLIHDMTRRKVWGLGK